The genomic DNA GCTCAACGTGGTCAAGGCTGTGGTTTTGGGCCCGCTGCTTGGCATCTTCATTGTGTTTGGAATTGTGGGAAACATCCTGGTGATCCTCTCAGTAGTTTGCCATCGACACCTGCGGACAGTCACGCATTATTTTATAGTTAATCTGGCGGTGGCAGATTTGCTGCTTAGCTCCACTGTACTACCTTTCTCTGCCATTTTAGAGATTGTGGATCGTTGGGTGTTTGGACGAGCCTTCTGCAATGTTTGGGCAGCTGTGGAtgtgctctgctgcactgcCTCCATCATGAGCCTCTGTGTGATCTCTGTTGACCGCTACATTGGTGTCAGTTACCCTCTGCGGTACCCAACTATAATGACAAAACGCAGGGCGCTGCTggcagtgatgctgctgtgggTGCTGTCTATCATCATTTCTATTGGACCTTTGTTTGGCTGGAAAGAGCCGGCGCCTGAGGACGAGTCCATCTGCAAGATCACAGAGGAGCCGGGCTACGCTATCTTCTCCGCCGTGGGCTCTTTCTACCTCCCTCTCACCATCATACTGGTCATGTACTGCCGGGTTTACGTGGTAGCTCACAGAGAGAGCCAGGGCCTGAGGGAGGGCCACAAGACGGAGAAGTCCGATTCAGAGCAGGTGATACTCAGGATACACAGAGGCAACACAACTGTGTCGGAGGACGAGGCGCTTCACAACCGCACACATTTCGCCCTCCGACTGCTCAAGTTCTCACTTGAGAAGAAGGCCGCCAAGACCTTGGGCATTGTGGTTGGCTGCTTCGTATTGTGCTGGCTGCCCTTTTTCCTGGTGCTACCTATCGGTGAGTATTGTTACTCTTCTTGTATGTCATTCTTATTTTTGTGCGCCAGATAATGTCCAAAAGCTCTGTAACATTTGTCTGGGCAAAGCAACAACTGTGGACAAAATCAGCTCAGTATGATGTAAACAGCATCATTTTAATCAGCCtacatttaatttgtttatATGATGaatgttaaaggaatagttggacattttgggaaatatttgcCTCATTGCTGAGagtaagatgagaagattgataccactctgtatggtaaatatgaagctgcggCCAGTAgtgggttagcttagcttagcataaagtctgAAAACAGGGGGAATAGATAGCTTGGCTCTGTTCAAACAACTACCAGCTGTTCACAAATTAACACATCATTGCTCATCTGTTCAGTGTGTACTTAACCCAAAGgctaaaaatgacaagttgcGGTTCTACAGATGATGGGGGGACTATTTGTGGCTGGACGAGGTGACATCCTCGTGTCCTGAGCGAGCTTTAGTGGTGTGAGCAGATTTATTTAACCAGATGTTTGTCCCACAGAATCATCTGGGAAGTCATCCATGGAAAGTCTTTGGAAACGGGCTGCCACTTTCAAAAATTACTTGGCCGGTGATCGGATGACTTATCACCATTTATCACGGGTtacttcagccaatcagatcaaaGCATCCTATGACGTCTAGTATGACGAAGCCAGTCAGAGAGAAGAGTGTACAGCTATAGCAGCATCTACGCTGACCTCTGTAGGAGCTGCCATCATCACATCTAAACCACACCTGCCCGTAGCtgccagcagctcctcacaggACACTGATTGGTCAAAACCACTGTGGTTTGGCCACAAGCTCATAACCTGAAGCCTGGCAGGATGGATTGTCAGCCTGCCTGATCTCGTGTGATCTTGTGGTCTTGTGAATCTAGCTGCCTCAAAAGATAATCATTTAGGTACCTTTTTGGGCGGAGCGAGGCTGGttgtttccctgtgtttccagtctgtatgctaagctaaatgaAGCTGTCTCCTGGCTCCAGATTCCTAATGAAAGGTCATAAATGACAGTggttttctcatctaactcaggGCAGCAAAGGAAATtagcatgtttcccaaaatatcaCTGTTCCTTTTAAGATACAGATGATGACTTGCTTTCTATCCTTTTAATCAATAGGACTTCACAAACGAAAAACAGGTTCATATATTTGATCACCTGCTTTTACACGTATGAGTCAGACCACTTTTAGAAAGCTATTCAACTTCTGCATTAATTCATTTTACAGATCCATTCATTGATTGCCAAGTTTTTAAGTGCCGGCGAATTTAATAGTTTGATCAAGTTAATTGAATTGCTCCTCTGTGGGAGCACACTGAAGTTACTATCAGTCAGACGAGCCTTGTGGCCTGTTGTAGTAAATGCTTTGACTCGGTCAGGTAGACGCTCTATAAATAGGCGCTATAAATCTTTTAGGTCTCTGACAGCTTCCGTTGCTCCCCTGTCTGTAAACAAAAGCACAGAATTTCAGACCAACATGTATTTCAAACATTCATTCCTCGATAAGCGTGAAGCCTTTTCTccactccttcctctctcttttgtgtctgtggctCACTTCATCACAATGCGAGTCCAGCAATGACAGAGAAAGCTATCACATCGGTGTCAGACCTTATATTATGTTCCCTTCAAGAGCTCCCAGCTTTATGAAGACAGGCTCGAAGGGAAATCACGCGGCTTGCCGACCGTGCATGCACTATATGTGCCGGAGTCAATATGGAGGGAATGTGAGGCGGAAATCTGAACCAAATAGATATGAGATATGGCAAAGCCCTCAGAAATCCCTCAgggttttttatttattccatgCTCTCATGCTCGTAAATATAGCCGTTACCATTTGGCTGAAGGCCTCTCCGCACTGGGAAATGAGGAAAGGCCTCAGCTTACCAACACTCCTGCACTAAAGCTGGCGTCTGGCTGCATACCGCTGCCGCATAAGTCTGTGGACAATGATAGATTTATCAGTAAATCACCAAGCAATGGTCGAGTTTTGACATGTGGAGCTGAATAAGTCTTGATTGTTTGATTTGGTTTACTGGCGTTAACATTGTTTTGTTACcagaaaaaatgcatttgagaaagatgggattttttttttcaggtctgCTCTTCAGAAGTCCTCCTCAGAGACTGTCACAAAGTGAAAAGCAAGCCAATGCTAATTTAAAGAATGACTTCACGTCCATTGGCCAAAGACGTTAAGACGTCAACCAGGAATTGCAATGTCCCTGATTCAAGTCCAGCTGGGGCCCTTTGTTTGATCTTTTTTGCCatcctaaataaaataaaagaagaagaaaataaaaagagtaaTTTTATAGCTATTATGAAAAACAGTGGTTCAGTGCACTTCAtcatttaaagtttaaagtctGGTTGTGGCAGACCTGATGTGATGTACTGACACACCCTGCCATAGAGCTCCACATCACAGCAGAAGTGTGAGAAGTTTCTCTCCTGTAGGTTGACGAAACATCGATTTTCAGCTGGTGTGAAGCctctctttaaagctgcactaatcaacatttttaatgaCTGCCTGTAATGTGAAAGAGGTTGCTGccagtgatgaacccacagataaTAATCACCCAACTGCAATTCCCTGAAAGATTTTTAGCATCTATCGAgcccgtcctcaccagaaaaacaaccGCATGGATCAACTGTGCAAGCAGGTTATTATGATTATACTTAGCTTTACTGCACAGACTGTGTAAAACTGTGAAGTCTTGGCCCAGCTAAACCAAAAATCAGCAAtgaggtggagcatgggtggaggTGAGGCCATTAGCTTTGAGTCAAAGCAGCCATCCATAATGATGcttaactttaagccttaatgtGGTTTAAACAGTCGAGCTCTTTAAAAATGCGTCCTCTGTGCAGTTGCCATGAACAGGGAAACAGAGAGCAAAGCCGCTTCTTCTACCACCATCgtactgtgtttatttctgctgtaaaatgtggCATTTTGacatgggggtctatgggaatTGACTccagtggccatttgaggaactgcactTTTTGGCACTTATGCAACAGCTTCATTTGTCACCCCAGAGGTTGGTTTATTGTTCGTCAGGGACCTCTTTTTAAGAATAAAGATCAAGAAAGTCAACATTTGGAGGACGGTGGGGTGGATCGGGGGGGGTGAAACAAGCTTAGGGCGTTCACCCAGGACGCCGCTGTTCATGTCCCGCACGCAACTGAAAGTCAACACTGACTCATTTAAGCTTACATAACGTGCTTAAGTTACATCATGTAcataacacatttgttttaatccacgatcttttcctaaacctaaccaagtctTTTTGTTTCGGGCGGCCACTGTTTTCAGCTGGAAGCTCTAAAAACCACAGTCTGCTCCCTGCCTTgcaccaaacagctgacagagttAACTGCAAAACAATCTGATATTGTTCTcaagagctggtggagaccgaaacagagctgaaaggagagtgaaaGTTACTCGCATTCATCAGGCGGACAGAAGCTCCAAATGAACGCTGATGTTGCTGTGCCTGACAGATGTGTGCTAACATGGCCACCACTGATGTGGCAGTGGAAGTCTGATAGAATACTGTCAAAACAAATCACGTTGTGCTTTAATTGAATTAACAAAAGTTACACAGGTTCCCCTTGACAACAGCCAGTGATGTTTCATCGATTTCGGACATCAAAACATTTGTCAAACAGCTGCAATACCTTTCTTTTCTCATTCGACAATGAATTTATCAGATCTACCGGCAATAATGGAATTGTTTTTGTTGGCACAGCTGGGAATAAAATGTATGAGCCGGAGAGCCGGGCACAAAATAATTTGCTCTCAAACTCTCTCCACTTGTACCTTCAATCCATCTTCATATCACGATCTCATTTTTCAAAAGCCCACGTTTAACCGTCCGCAACAGCTCGACCAATAAAGCATTTTACAAGACGGCTTCTCCCCTgaaggtggatggatggatggatggatggatggatggatggatggatggatggatggatggatggatggatggatggatagatagatagatagatagatagatagatagatagatagatagatagatagatagatagatagatagatagatagatagatagatagatagatagatagatagatagatggcaTCCTTTTAAGTATTTCACTGGCAGTCACTGGATATGTGAAGGATCAGTGACTAACAGGCCTGCTTGTAATGTGCCTGTTAAGccattttttctgcttcttcattAAGGATCCCACTCACACTGCCTGCCGTGAACGCTTCCTCTAATCAAAAGCAGCACTATTTGCACCGGCAATTTTAATACAATCCTCAACCTTGATGGCAAGTGGGGAGCTTTTATTAGCGGAGAGTGGATAAAACAATTAGAAATATATTGGCTTAGGTGGATGTAAATGAGAGCAGTGATATGTTTCTCTCGTGTTAGTTTCACATTAACGCAACCTTTGATGAAATAGATACTAGAGAAAGTAACCAGAGCTCTGAAAACGTCATCTATATCattttagccatgttagcagcatTTGATGAAGAATGAATTGTTGACACCCatgtccccagaggatgaaccctcaTGTCTTTGGAGAtctacatttttttcctctagcaccaccagcaggttcacatgtttgtttgttttttggtaaaATATCTCAATCTTCAGTACAGATTTTCATGGTGCTCAGAGAATCCCAACAACTGACTTAGCTTCTAGTCCCACCGCTGGGTTCCCGGGTTATTCAGTTAGACATCTACCTGATGGACTGGCACGAAatactgtacagacattcacGCTCCCCCACAAGATGAATCCTGATGACATTGGCGACTTTTTCCTGGAGCCACCATGATATTGACTTTTATGGTCAGGTTTTATGAAATATCCTAGAAACTATTGGATTGCTCTAAACGCTGCTACAGATTAGCccctgcaaagctaatgaccTGTACTGTACCTGCTAAATAGACAATTACAATGACAGATGTGCCGACAGcgtcacagagctgccagcatggcGGTAGATTTGTGTTGTAACATCTGAAACTGCACTTTCCAGACAAGAAATCAGTTGTAATGTTACTCATGCTTTATGTCTTAATGTCCATACAGGCTCCATTTTCCCTGCATACAGACCTTCAGACACTGTCTTCAAGATCACCTTCTGGCTCGGTTACTTCAACAGCTGCATCAACCCCATCATCTACCCGTGCTCCAACCAGGAGTTTAAGAAAGCTTTCCAGAGTTTACTCGGAGTTCGCTGTCTAAGAATGGCCCGTAGAccacaccatcatcatctgaACGCAGTTCAGAGCCAAACTCAGGGTCACAACCAGTCCCTCAATCTGGGCCTGGACAGCAGGGGGGCTCCCTGTCGGCTCAGCccttcctcctccatggccCTGTCCAGGACCCCTTCCTCCAGGGACAGCAGGGAGTGGAAGGTCTTCTCTGGAGGCCCCACCGCCGGATCCGGTCCGGCTGAGACGAGCAGAGCCAAAGTGGCCAAACTCTGCAGTAAAAGCTTCCAccaaacctgctgctgcatcctcagCAATGGGACACCCCCGCAGGAGTCAAACTGCGCCCAGCCCCCTCCCGTCGGAAACCTCCCCACCATTAAAATCCACCAACTGTCCCTGTCGGAAAACGGAGAGCCTGTATAACTACTGTAATCCTTCATCCATTAGTCACGACTCCTCTTTCAAGGTCACAGATGAGAAGATGTTTCCTTTTGCTCTGTTACCATCACGAATGATGAGCTGTGATGGAATGATGGCTGCTTTGAGTTTAAAACGGAAAAGTCTCGGCtttgatgtcatttttctgGATGTAACATCCAAAGGAACATGACAGCCATTATATTTTACCCCtttccacaaacacaaactactGCAGTGCATCTAATGtccgttacattttgtataaGTGCGAAAAGATCCTGTAAACACTCCCCTGATGTGgaccaaaagaagaagaagaatccttACAGTAAAGAGACCAAAAGACCTCtaaatgtttacatattttatattcCAGAAGAGCAGTTCAAATGTAAAATCATGTAAATAGGAACGTTTTATATGTTGCATGATTTCaccaaatgtttcagaaatgCTGGTCAGTGGTGCTCCTGTTTGCCTAATGCTGTTCCTGTTGTCAAAATGTTGTTTGTGTACTGCTCTGTACACAGTTAAGACCGAGGGACCTTGTGTACTTCCATGTCACATTACAATAAATTTATATGACGCACTCCCAACAAGGGATTCATGAGGACATTTTTAGACTCCGCTTGTTGTTTCTTTTGGTTGATTCACTGAATATATCGCCCCTCAAAACTTCTCCTTCATCTATCCAAATTCCCACAATTTCATGTACCTCACAGCGGTGCCAGATGGATGTCTTAATATACTTGTGTGGAATTTTAACTGACCTTGTGGTTGCTGACCTCAATCCTGACCAGCCCCCAAGCCTCTTAAAAAATCCACCAGATTTAGAGATGTCAAGTTAAGTCATACAGTCTCAGACATTCTTCTCTCAGGCCGTTCTCtttgtttcagtcttttttagTTGCCATCCACTTATAAAGCACGCAGAGCCTTGATCTGGGCTTTTCATAAAATCTTCTGCGTGGGCGCTGTTTACCATTGCAAAGGTGCAAAGCTGAGTGTGAGGTCAAGACTGCaaagtgtctctgtgtttaCGCAGAAGCACCAAAGGGTAAGAGGACAACCTCAGCCAACCGTATTGATTTATTTCCCCTGGCTACTCCTTCTGTAGTACCAAGATGCACTCCCTTTGTgagtgggagagggaggagatgcaGTCGGCATTGTTAAGCCCATCCACCCGTCTGCGTGTGAAGTTCAGCTCCAGAAGTGGAGTCGACAGATTTCCCACAGGGGAGGGACTCGGCGTGGCAGCTGAGTGCTTGTCTGTGTCCGCGTTGTCATTGACTAGCATGCCTGTGAACCTGTAAATCACACCGTCTCTGCGCAGATGCCATTAGGAGAGCAGCTACCAGCCGCAGCAATAAACTACAGATGTACAGATGGCCTAATTCACCCCTCCCTTCCATTGTCTGCCTCTGTGGAAAGTGGTCGGATTATGAACCAAACCTCAGCCAGCGAATACCTGTGTGCCTTTATAAAGATATATCATCTTCCAAATGCAATAGCTGTAATGAACACCATAAATAGATCTGCAGCCTGGCAGTAGTCAGATATAGCCTGGAACAGGGCATGAACAGCCCCCCCCCGTGTTCCACTCTCTCCTCTTACCCAGCAGCTGAATTTCAAGTGCATAATCTGCATTGTCTTAAAATCTGATCCGCCGCTGAACCCACGATCTTTGACTCTGGAGGGGAATAAATGTTTTCTAAATTCATGTTCGTGATGATGTAGTGATGACAATTCAGTTCTGGGAAGGATTGTGGACTTGCAGAGCTGGTGTCTGTGTTCCAGGGGATTGAAGGCATAGCGAGTGCAGCTGGTGAGTCATGTTTGCACACTTCTCCCAGGAGGGCTTATCTTTGTAAAGTCTTCCTGATGCTTTTTGTGTTCTTTCTAAAGCTCTCATCAGTGGGGgaagatgttgacattataggaTTCCCCTCTCCGGTTTAATCAGTGCGCTCATCGTGCTAAGTCCTAATTGGACGACTGTCAAACAGCCAGGGGGCTTCACTAATCACAGAACTGTTGTTGATGTGTGCACTCGCTGTGACTTCGTcttgttcagttcatttttctGGGAGCATCCCTGTGGCTGAAGCATTGAAGGAGCTGGAGCAACAACACGCTGCCTCGAGGCTGAGGCTGCACGTCACGACTCTGTGCCTCCACCTAGTGTCTCactgcctctctgcagctgctccaacCGCTGCTGGATGTGCTGTGACTCAACACAACATCTGATACCCAAATCTGAAATTAACAGCGCTCTGTTTTATATATCAGATAGTTGACTTTGACATATCTGTGAGGTGTTCAGAAGGTTCCTGGACAGCACTGTTAATTGTAAGGACGCTGGAGACTCTG from Chaetodon trifascialis isolate fChaTrf1 chromosome 6, fChaTrf1.hap1, whole genome shotgun sequence includes the following:
- the adra1aa gene encoding adrenoceptor alpha 1Aa, with product MVPVLDTMTPAPLTQNCSNCSQVLVPELNVVKAVVLGPLLGIFIVFGIVGNILVILSVVCHRHLRTVTHYFIVNLAVADLLLSSTVLPFSAILEIVDRWVFGRAFCNVWAAVDVLCCTASIMSLCVISVDRYIGVSYPLRYPTIMTKRRALLAVMLLWVLSIIISIGPLFGWKEPAPEDESICKITEEPGYAIFSAVGSFYLPLTIILVMYCRVYVVAHRESQGLREGHKTEKSDSEQVILRIHRGNTTVSEDEALHNRTHFALRLLKFSLEKKAAKTLGIVVGCFVLCWLPFFLVLPIGSIFPAYRPSDTVFKITFWLGYFNSCINPIIYPCSNQEFKKAFQSLLGVRCLRMARRPHHHHLNAVQSQTQGHNQSLNLGLDSRGAPCRLSPSSSMALSRTPSSRDSREWKVFSGGPTAGSGPAETSRAKVAKLCSKSFHQTCCCILSNGTPPQESNCAQPPPVGNLPTIKIHQLSLSENGEPV